A genomic region of Klebsiella sp. RIT-PI-d contains the following coding sequences:
- the phrB gene encoding deoxyribodipyrimidine photo-lyase, whose protein sequence is MTTHLVWFRADLRLHDNFALAAACRDRQANVLALFIATPEQWKAHHMSPRQAALLVSQLNALQQALAEKGIPLIVKEVADFAASIEAVKQICEQEQVSDLFYNYQYELNERQRDAQLEKALDKVVCQGFDDSVMLAPGSVMTGNHQMYKVFTPFKNAYLRRLMDGLPECVAAPSVRESGALTASLNDININYPQTPFDPALFAKDETAAIARLREFCREGAGEYQQRRDYPAIDGTSRLSACLTLGVLSPRQCLHRLLAEQPDALSGGAGAVWLNELIWREFYRHLMTYNPSLCRYRPFIRWTDNVQWQYDEAQFSAWQQGKTGYPIVDAAMRQMNATGWMHNRLRMIAASFLVKDLLIDWRSGERYFMSQLIDGDLAANNGGWQWAASTGTDAAPYFRIFNPTTQGEKFDADGEFIREWVPELKDVPGKAVHSPWEWAEKNGAKLDYPRPIVDHKQARKTTLAAYEAARKQ, encoded by the coding sequence ATGACCACCCATTTGGTCTGGTTTCGGGCTGATTTACGTCTTCATGACAACTTCGCCCTGGCAGCAGCCTGTCGGGATCGGCAGGCCAACGTACTGGCACTCTTTATTGCTACACCTGAACAGTGGAAAGCACACCACATGTCGCCGCGGCAGGCGGCACTGCTGGTATCGCAACTGAATGCGCTGCAACAGGCGCTGGCAGAAAAAGGTATTCCGCTTATTGTCAAAGAAGTGGCTGATTTTGCGGCCAGCATCGAGGCAGTAAAGCAGATATGCGAGCAGGAGCAGGTTAGCGATCTTTTTTATAACTATCAGTATGAACTGAATGAACGACAGCGCGATGCGCAACTGGAAAAGGCGCTGGATAAGGTAGTGTGTCAGGGTTTTGACGATAGCGTCATGCTGGCACCGGGCAGCGTGATGACCGGTAATCATCAGATGTATAAAGTTTTTACGCCCTTCAAAAATGCCTACCTGCGACGGTTGATGGATGGCCTGCCGGAGTGTGTCGCTGCGCCGTCGGTGCGTGAAAGCGGGGCGCTTACCGCATCGCTTAATGATATCAACATCAACTATCCGCAGACGCCGTTTGATCCTGCGCTTTTTGCTAAAGATGAAACGGCAGCCATCGCCAGGCTGCGGGAGTTTTGTCGCGAAGGCGCGGGAGAGTATCAACAGCGGCGCGACTACCCGGCGATTGATGGTACCAGCCGCCTGTCGGCCTGCCTGACGCTGGGCGTACTGTCCCCGCGTCAGTGCCTGCATCGATTGCTGGCTGAGCAGCCGGACGCGCTGTCCGGTGGCGCGGGGGCGGTATGGCTGAATGAGCTTATCTGGCGTGAGTTTTATCGCCATCTCATGACTTACAATCCCTCGCTATGTCGCTATCGTCCGTTCATTCGCTGGACAGATAATGTGCAGTGGCAGTACGACGAGGCGCAATTTAGCGCGTGGCAGCAGGGTAAAACCGGCTATCCGATTGTCGATGCTGCCATGCGGCAAATGAACGCCACTGGCTGGATGCACAACCGACTGCGGATGATCGCTGCCAGCTTTCTGGTCAAAGATTTGCTCATCGACTGGCGCAGCGGCGAGCGCTATTTTATGTCGCAATTAATTGACGGCGATCTGGCGGCGAATAATGGCGGCTGGCAGTGGGCAGCATCCACCGGCACCGATGCGGCGCCCTATTTTCGTATCTTTAATCCCACGACGCAGGGCGAGAAATTTGATGCTGACGGAGAATTCATTCGTGAGTGGGTGCCGGAATTAAAGGACGTGCCGGGGAAGGCAGTGCATTCACCATGGGAATGGGCGGAGAAGAATGGCGCTAAGCTCGATTATCCTCGTCCGATAGTCGATCATAAGCAGGCCAGGAAAACCACTCTGGCCGCCTATGAAGCTGCCCGCAAACAGTAA